Proteins encoded within one genomic window of Halomarina litorea:
- a CDS encoding DNA-binding protein, which produces MTNRGGLGRGPADVPVSELEVPQGETPAARCEICDVPFPTTEQLALHQGLAHEAELSEHEKAQSIRAYEEEQESLGMFRLKALFALVLLYFGFLLIYAAMT; this is translated from the coding sequence ATGACCAACCGGGGCGGATTGGGAAGGGGACCAGCAGACGTCCCCGTCTCTGAGCTGGAGGTACCACAGGGCGAGACTCCCGCAGCTCGCTGTGAAATCTGTGACGTCCCGTTCCCGACGACCGAGCAGCTCGCATTGCACCAGGGATTAGCACACGAAGCGGAGTTGAGCGAGCACGAGAAGGCCCAGTCCATACGGGCATACGAAGAGGAACAGGAGTCGCTCGGGATGTTTCGACTGAAAGCGCTGTTCGCGCTCGTTCTCCTCTACTTCGGCTTTCTCCTCATCTATGCGGCCATGACCTAG